The genomic DNA TTCATCGCGAATATCAGAAATTCCCTCTAACTTCCCATGATTCACCAAGTCGGCAATTTTCTCAATCCAACCGGCCTTATTCACCTGATAGGGTAACTCCGTCACGATAATACAATCGCGAATCCGCTTGCGTTTCCCCCGTTGAATTTTCTCCACCGTGGCTACCCCGCGCATGGGGATGCTGCCGCGTCCGGTACGATAAGCGCTATTAATCCCCTCGCGATCGACAATTAATCCTCCTGTAGGAAAATCGGGCCCCGGAATCTTGGCCATTAACTTCTCATCCGATAGCTCCGGATTATCGATCAAAGAAATCAACCCATCCACCACCTCCCCCAAATTATGCGGCGGAACATTGGTCGCCATTCCCACCGCAATACCCGAGCAGCCATTCAGCAGCAAAATCGGTAACTGAGCGGGTAAGACCACCGGTTCGGCTTGAGAGTTATCGAAATTTGGAATAAAATCAACCGTGGTCTCGCTCACCTCAGCCAGCATGGTCTCATTCCCAATAGCCGACAACCGGGTTTCTGTATAGCGCATTGCCGCTGGCGGATCGTTATCGACAGAGCCAAAATTCCCGTGGCCGGCCAGCAGGGGATAGCGACAGGAAAAATCTTGCACCATGCGCACCAGAGCGTCGTACACTGCTTGGTCGCCGTGGGGATGGTATTTTCCCAGCACATCTCCTACTACCCTAGCACATTTACGATAAGGGCGATCGGGCGTTAACCCCAACTCGTGCATGGCATACAAAATGCGCCGATGTACCGGTTTTAAACCATCGCGCACGTCGGGAAGGGCCCGGCCGACTATGACGCTCATTGCATATTCAAGATAGGATTGTTCCATTTCCGTATGCAAAGCGGTCGGAATAATTTGTTCGCTCTTGAAAAGCCTGAGTTGTTTAGCCATGGGTTCGATGGTTCGTTAGGGTTAACTGCAAAACTAAAATTGGGAGAGGTTTTCTATCTATAGCGTTTTTGGCTGACTTCTGTCGCCGATCCGGTCGATCTTTGAGTAGTGGAAGTTACGCCTACCCTACACTAACTTAGGAAGAAATCCCTGATGGTTAATGCTCCAGACATCTGGTTTAGGGGGCGATCTGATGCTCTAACTCAATCTCCACAACTGATTGCTCTCGGGGCCGGCATCCTAGTTAAAACTGGGGAGCAGAACGGCTAAATCATTCAGTGTTCGGAGTCGCTCTCTTGTAAGATAAGGAAGGACTCGGAGTAATATTTCGTCCAAAATGTCGCAACCAGCCATCCAAGCGTGTATACCTTAGGCAAGGAAAATCTAGAGAAAACGTCATGAAAACTGTTCTAATCGTAGAAGACGATCCCATTAATGCACGGGTTTTCACCAAAATTCTGACCAAGCGCGGCGGTATGAATGTTAAGCATACCGAAAATGTTGATGAAGTCATGCAAATAGTAGAACAGAATGAAGCCGATATTATCCTGATGGATGTTTCTTTGCAAAATAGCGTCTATCAAGGGAAGGCGGTAGATGGGATCAAAATTACGCAAATGGTGAAAAAGGATTGTCCCGATTTGCCCGTGCTTTTAGTGACAGCTCACGCGATGCAAGGCGATCGCGAAAATTTTCTGCAACAAAGCGGAGCGGATGGTTATATCTCCAAACCCGTGGTCGATCATCAGGAGTTCGTGGATAAAATCAAAGCACAATTGGGAATAACTTAAACGTGAAATTCAATCGGATGAAATGGTCTGGCGATCGTAGCCGGAAGGCGATCGGGATATTCTTAGTTCTGGTGCTGGCTTTGGTCTCTACCCTAGTGGCAGCGCCTTCTATTCCGAGATCCGTACCTGCAACGGAGCTGCGCGGGGTCTGGTTGACTAATGTCGATAGCGATGTTCTTTTTTCTACGGAAAATTTGAAAGAAGGACTACAGCAGCTCGATCGCCTGCATTTCAATACGGTTTATCCGACGGTATGGAACGACGGGTACACTCTCTATCCCAGTCAGGTTGCCCAGCGAGTCACGGGGAGATCGGTCCTAGACGTGGAAGGGTTAGAAAATCGCGATATGCTCGCCGAGCTGATCGAACAGGCTCATCAACGGGGCATGAGTGCTATTCCTTGGCTCGAATTTGGCTTTATGGCGCCAGCGGAGTCCGAGTTAGCCAAACGCCATCCGGATTGGATTACCAGCCGCTCGGATGGCTCGCAGGTGGTGATGCAGGGAACTCATCCTCGGGTCTGGTTGAATCCGTTTCATCCACAAGTGCAGAAATTATTGGTGGATTTAGTTGCGGAGTTGGTATCCAATTACGATGTGGATGGCATTCAGTTCGACGATCATTTCAGCTTGCCGGTGGAGTTGGGTTACGATGACTATACGCGGCAGCTTTATGAAATGGAACATGACGGTAGATCGCCTCCTGAAGACCCGCGCGATTTAGCATGGATACGCTGGAGAGCCGATAAAATCACGCAAGTGATGGCACGGGTTTTTGCGGCGGTGAAGGCAAAGCGTCCCGATGCGATCGTTTCCCTCTCCCCTAACCCCCAGCATTTTGCCTATACGGAATATCTACAAGATTGGTTTAGTTGGGAGAGACGGGGATTTATTGAAGAGCTTATCGTGCAGGTATATCGCAGCGATATCAAACGGTTTCAACAGGAGTTGAAGCGTCCGGAAATGCGGATGGCAATGGGGCATATTCCAGTGGCGATCGGTATTTTGAGCGGGTTGAAAAATCGCCCCGTTCCCATGAGCCAGATGCAGCAGCAAGTGCAGATGGTGCGCGAGCAAAAGTTGGCGGGAGTGTCGTTCTTTTTCTACGAAACTCTCTGGAATTTAACGCCAGATTCGGCAGAAAATCGGCGATCGGGGTTGCAGAAATTATTTCCACAACCAGCAGCGCGTCCCAGTATTCTGCATTGTTGGGGATAGGAAGCGAGCTATCGGGTTTGACTATTTTCTAAGATTTATGGCGATCGCTTTTATTTGAAAGGTTTAGATCGAGCAATTGTTTTATGATTAAACTATTTGAATGTAAACCTCTTTTAATTCTTAGAGAAACATTTCTTTCTTTATTGCCAATTGTCTTAGTTATGAATGTATTAGTCATTTTCCGTGAATTGACCGATCTACTAGAAAGTTTGTCACTGAAAGATACATTTGTTTTTAATGGCAACGAAATTTACCAATTATACTTTTTTTTAATTCCTTTATTTGTTAATTTATCACTGAGCAATTTACTGGCAAAGGAAAAAAATCTTGACTCAATTAGTACGATTTTAATTTCCATGGTTTGCTTTTTTCGAGTCTCTGGTTTCCTCAGGATCGATGACTCGACTCAGCTAGTTTCTTCAAATGGTTCAATTCTTACCAGTATTCTCTGCACTTGGATTGCGATCGCACTACTACAGTATTTTTCAAAAATCCCTCAATTTCGGTTTATTCCTCATCAAGGTAATATTAATCCTCGTCTCAGAAATACACTCAACCTAACTTTACCCGCACTTTTAACCGTTGTCAGTTTTGAAGCGATCGGGCAATTTCTGGGATGGATCGCGAATATAGATATTAATATGATTCAAACAAGCCAAATGAGTGCGATTCAAGAAATTATATTATATAAGCTAATTTCACTTTTTACATGGTATTTTGGTTTGCATGGAGAACATAGTGCGGATGGTATATTTCGACTGATCAATAATATTCCATCAACACAAGTATATAGTATTCAGCTTAAATCCTTTCATGATTTATTTATGAATATCGGAGGCGCTGGATCGACATTTATCGTTCCGTTCCTCATTCTTTTAAACAAATCCACCACCCCTTTCAAATCTATTGCTCAATTGAGCTTAATATTTTCATTTTTTAATGTCAATGAGATACTTTTATTTGGGTTGCCTATTCTTTTAAATCCACTCTTTGCGATCCCTTTTATTTTAGCACCA from Roseofilum casamattae BLCC-M143 includes the following:
- a CDS encoding response regulator, which produces MKTVLIVEDDPINARVFTKILTKRGGMNVKHTENVDEVMQIVEQNEADIILMDVSLQNSVYQGKAVDGIKITQMVKKDCPDLPVLLVTAHAMQGDRENFLQQSGADGYISKPVVDHQEFVDKIKAQLGIT
- a CDS encoding glycoside hydrolase family 10 protein produces the protein MKWSGDRSRKAIGIFLVLVLALVSTLVAAPSIPRSVPATELRGVWLTNVDSDVLFSTENLKEGLQQLDRLHFNTVYPTVWNDGYTLYPSQVAQRVTGRSVLDVEGLENRDMLAELIEQAHQRGMSAIPWLEFGFMAPAESELAKRHPDWITSRSDGSQVVMQGTHPRVWLNPFHPQVQKLLVDLVAELVSNYDVDGIQFDDHFSLPVELGYDDYTRQLYEMEHDGRSPPEDPRDLAWIRWRADKITQVMARVFAAVKAKRPDAIVSLSPNPQHFAYTEYLQDWFSWERRGFIEELIVQVYRSDIKRFQQELKRPEMRMAMGHIPVAIGILSGLKNRPVPMSQMQQQVQMVREQKLAGVSFFFYETLWNLTPDSAENRRSGLQKLFPQPAARPSILHCWG